In a genomic window of Thunnus thynnus chromosome 16, fThuThy2.1, whole genome shotgun sequence:
- the si:ch211-266g18.10 gene encoding axoneme-associated protein mst101(2) isoform X12, with amino-acid sequence MTEGDKSGPSSAASEPNAAAAAPPASSEKPKGLGLLNKLRVSVELMIALAALLSWVVVGVVMFDFVEYKAVPDIQQIITDPVQAVNDAVDEVSSLLNKFQECAPDLSDPMSAATYAADEIAEAKDGFVRYFSDEEGNFYLSYVDPVIIGRRAFHSTNDLVCGVVGSIRDTLCAIMDTIIDIILAINRGIIDLGFIDPVVIGRNVFSVTNDTVGVIMGYIQDALCFILDSVLDIMKDVQHSVGFSPMAVLKRTAEITTEQINMLVSYFSTLLMGEQGILPEVSIDPMKVVEDAVLEVSDKKDLFMAYISSMFVGDQGEPLATPVVDVVTEKDEISPADINLVRRKGEFLPPFEKVTEIMHAAKHEAVPAPEISEAPDSKMEEEEETEVPTEADGKETEEDDVKHAGLEETELEPSLKDEEILDAADSEEEKQEEAKEVDAVEEEEEEEEIKTEEDGAHMENEEEQEEEKEEGSVDTEKEEEDFKIEDDDNEQEEEEDIKTEEAEVKEEEELEEEEEAKTAENLVEYSEEEEETKTEEEVVEDEEDGEEEEEDEEEEEAAKTEEDFVEDEEEEEEEEEEAKAEEDFVEDEDEEKIEETKTEDEEEEEEEEEEEDGEEETKTEEGLGEEEEEEEEEEEEEETKLEEVLGQDEEEEEEEETKTEDMVEDEEEEEEEEEEEETKLAEALAQDEEEKESEEEEAITEEDVVEADEEEEEEEETEAAAATIDKDMETRDYDHEDDKEKDLHGDEDTDVKDQSVKTDWDDQALEEEDYKAVEEEKEEEKEPSVQHLHLEILSAEQLNDDSLVSESDDEDEEETMTSPHVHDKDEHADIVDDHDENNNNSENGKTEPKRKRKVHIPAERVRRVGSRAAHKEEHKQHDKVLKDAKERHAIKEVKDALMKDLKATEIEKEEKKENKTKVEKTVAIKPKEEKPKKEAKPEVKPTEKIPEKPKEEPQKKKVPKPSKEKKEVKKPSKEEKKEKKHLKEEKEAKKPPKEDKEVKKSPKEEKEVKKPLKEEKEVKKPLKEEKEVKKPPKEEKEVKKPPKEEKELKKPPKEEKEAKKLPKEEKEEKKPHKEEKEVKKPHRVEKEEKKHLKEEKEEKKPHKEEKEVKKPHRVEKEEKKHLEEEKEEKKPHKEEKEVKKPHRVEKEEKKHLKEEKEEKKPHKEEKEVKKPHRVEKEEKKHLKEEKEEKKPHKEEKEVKKPHRVEKEEKKHLKEEKEEKKPLKEEKEVKKPHRVEKEEKKHLKEEKEEKKPLKEEKEVKKPHRVEKEEKKHLKEEKEKKPPKEEKEVKKHLKEEKMPHNVTLFKKEREDKKPSKEETAEKKHVEKKEVKKPLKEEKEEKEAKKPSKEEKEDQKPSKEKKIQPSKKEREDEKALEEKRKMKEKVQKPSEKEKELKKLPKEEKEMKKPSAEEKPHRKEKEPTKKEKEPTELHKEEKEPAHPKVVHELKKHLREKEEELLHPKEEREPKKPSKEEKEPEKPPKKAKEVTKPPKEEKVVAKPPKVEPEKISKEKKQPVSKEVKEEKKERHLKEEVVPKKPSKEEKEPSKHPKMEEKERKGPTKKETEPKKLSKEEDREELSKEKKEVKISKVVKEVKKIHKEEHEPKKTSKKETEPTKPSKEEKEVKKAPKEDKEPAKKKDIKTEAKPQKAARGIKVVKKEVASVLKKEHLNVTKAAVEYKKPVKVLKAAKKHIIPVLKKEHMNVTKTEGREVTKVKAKPEPPKTKKVAAPKEPKKESKQKIKRKPGKPDIDEVKEKKKTIPTKKETEVSKPKVKPTPVHKEVPKEKAKAAPAKKEAAAPKEKPEPVILKKGHGGPARNASLVKEKVKIVPMKKDVKVAKEKVKAVFAKTTAEVSKQKPKPVHIKRETAPLRIKPSLVVKEAGAPQKNVSLTKEKAKVVPLKKEAVLKEKAKAKTSQKEHEAKPVHAKKEPEATKEKPKPAHEKKVAPSKSEETKKEKVKSLLRKKEPKVPEEKVKPKAMLREKAKPVRVKKELETCKEKDKPAAVKKVMSKEKTKPVRVKKEDRVLKEIQESAKKEKSAEKKATKEEKVKAEPAVSDSFLMDEELPYFQCFFVDEDEAQFPFYAFSPL; translated from the exons ATGACTGAAG GGGACAAATCCGGCCCCTCGTCCGCCGCCAGTGAGCCCAATGCAGCAGCCGCAGCACCACCGGCGAGCTCTGAGAAACCTAAAGGTCTGGGGCTCCTCAATAAGCTGAGAGTGTCTGTGGAGCTGATGATTGCTCTGGCTGCTCTGCTGTCCTGGGTGGTGGTGGGAGTGGTGATGTTTGACTTTGTGGAGTACAAAGCAGTCCCTG ACATTCAGCAAATCATTACGGACCCTGTGCAAGCTGTAAATGATGCTGTTGATGAAGTATCCAGTCTGCTCAATAAGTTTCAAG AATGTGCGCCTGATTTAAGTGACCCCATGTCTGCTGCCACTTATGCGGCAGATGAAATAGCAGAAGCAAAGGATGGATTTGTTCGATATTTCTCAGATGAGGAGG GAAACTTCTACCTCAGCTACGTTGACCCTGTAATCATTGGCAGACGAGCTTTCCATTCAACTAATGACCTTGTGTGTGGAGTGGTGGGATCCATCAGGGACACACTCTGTGCTATCATGGATACTATAATTGATATTATATTGGCTATAAATAGAG gaATCATTGACCTTGGCTTCATCGACCCCGTGGTAATTGGCAGAAATGTCTTCAGTGTTACAAATGACACTGTGGGTGTAATAATGGGCTACATCCAGGATGCGCTCTGCTTCATTTTAGACAGTGTACTGGATATAATGAAAG ATGTCCAGCATTCTGTGGGATTCAGTCCTATGGCAGTCCTGAAGAGAACAGCAGAAATCACCACAGAACAGATTAACATGCTTGTGAGCTACTTCTCCACATTGCTGATGGGTGAACAAG GAATCTTGCCTGAGGTGTCCATTGACCCCATGAAAGTTGTTGAGGACGCTGTGTTGGAGGTCTCAGACAAGAAAGATTTGTTCATGGCTTATATATCAAGCATGTTCGTTGGTGATCAAG gTGAACCTCTTGCCACACCAGTTGTAGATGTAGTAACTGAAAAAg aTGAAATTTCTCCGGCTGATATTAATTTGGTCAGAAGGAAAG GTGAATTTCTGCCACCTTTCGAGAAAG TTACAGAGATCATGCACGCTGCCAAACATGAAGCTGTTCCTGCTCCAGAGATAAGTGAAGCCCCAGACTcaaagatggaggaggaggaggagactgaGGTTCCAACTGAAGCAGATGgcaaagagacagaggaagatgatg TGAAACATGCCGGCCTTGAAGAAACAGAACTCGAACCGTCACTGAAAGATGAGGAAATCCTTGATGCTGCTGACagtgaggaggagaaacaggaagaaGCAAAAGAGGTTGATGCtgtagaagaggaggaggaggaggaggagattaaAACAGAGGAGGATGGAGCACACATGGAAAatgaggaagagcaggaggaggaaaaagaggaaggaagtgTTGAcacagaaaaggaggaggaggacttcAAAATAGAGGATGATGACAacgaacaagaagaagaagaagatattaAAACAGAGGAGGCTGAAgtaaaggaagaggaggagctggaggaggaggaggaggccaaaACTGCAGAAAATTTGGTTGAatattcagaggaggaggaagaaacaaaaacagaagaagaggtggtagaagatgaggaggacggggaggaggaggaagaggatgaggaggaggaggaggcagccaAAACTGAAGAAGATTTTgtagaagatgaggaggaggaggaggaggaagaggaggaggccaaAGCTGAAGAAGATTTTGTagaagatgaggatgaggagaaaatagaagagacaaaaactgaagatgaggaggaggaggaggaggaggaggaggaggaagatggggAGGAGGAGACCAAAACTGAAGAAGGTttgggagaagaggaggaagaggaagaggaagaggaggaggaggaggagaccaAATTGGAAGAAGTTTTGGGacaagatgaggaggaagaggaggaggaggagacaaaaacagaagacatggttgaagatgaggaggaagaggaagaggaggaggaggaggaggagaccaAATTGGCAGAAGCTTTGGCAcaagatgaggaggagaaggagagtgaggaggaggaggcaatAACAGAAGAAGATGTTGTAGAGGCtgacgaggaggaagaggaggaggaggagactgaagctgctgctgccaccatTGATAAAGATATGGAGACCAGAGATTATGACCATGaagatgacaaagaaaaagatctTCATGGTGATGAAGATACTGATGTCAAAGATCAATCTGTAAAAACTGATTGGGACGATCAGGCTCTAGAGGAGGAAGATTATAAGGCAgtggaagaagagaaggaagaagaaaaagagccATCAGTCCAACATCTTCATCTTGAAATTCTGTCAGCTGAACAGCTCAATGATGACAGTTTAGTATCTGAAtctgatgatgaggatgaagaagaaaCGATGACTTCACCACATGTTCACGACAAAGACGAACACGCTGACATCGTCGATGATCACGatgagaacaacaacaacagcgaGAACGGGAAAACTGAACCTAAACGAAAGAGGAAGGTTCATATTCCCGCTGAGAGAGTCAGAAGAGTCGGATCCAGAGCTGCTCACAAAGaagaacacaaacaacatgataAAG TTCTCAAAGATGCAAAGGAAAGACACGCTATAAAAGAAGTTAAAGATGCCCTTATGAAAG ACCTAAAAGCCACAGAAAttgaaaaggaggagaaaaaggagaacaaaACCAAAGTTGAGAAAACCGTGGCGATAAAACCAAAGGAAGAAAAGCCAAAGAAGGAGGCCAAACCTGAGGTAAAACCTACTGAGAAGATACCAGAGAAGCCCAAAG AAGAACCCCAGAAGAAGAAAGTACCAAAGCCTTctaaggaaaagaaagaagtgaaGAAACCCTccaaagaagagaagaaggaaaagaagcatctaaaagaagagaaagaagccAAGAAACCACCTAAAGAAGATAAAGAAGTCAAGAAATCTCccaaagaagagaaagaagtcAAGAAACCActcaaagaagagaaagaagttaAGAAACCacttaaagaagaaaaagaagtcaAGAAACCTCccaaagaggagaaagaagtcAAGAAACCTCccaaagaggagaaagaattGAAGAAACCACccaaagaggagaaagaagccAAGAAACTACccaaagaagagaaagaggagaagaaacctcataaagaagagaaagaagtcAAGAAACCACATAGAgtagagaaagaggagaagaaacatctcaaagaagagaaagaggagaagaaacctcataaagaagagaaagaagtcAAGAAACCACATAGAgtagagaaagaggagaagaaacatctcgaagaagagaaagaggagaagaaacctcataaagaagagaaagaagtcAAGAAACCACATAGAgtagagaaagaggagaagaaacatctcaaagaagagaaagaagagaagaaacctcataaagaagagaaagaagtcAAGAAACCACATAGAgtagagaaagaggagaagaaacatctcaaagaagagaaagaggagaagaaacctcataaagaagagaaagaagtcAAGAAACCACATAGAgtagagaaagaggagaagaaacatctcaaagaagagaaagaggagaagaaacctcttaaagaagagaaagaagtcAAGAAACCACATAGAgtagagaaagaggagaagaaacatctcaaagaagagaaagaggagaagaaacctcttaaagaagagaaagaagtcAAGAAACCACATAGAgtagagaaagaggagaagaaacatctcaaagaagagaaagagaagaaacctcccaaagaagagaaagaagtgaAGAAACATCTCAAAGAAGAGAAGATGCCACACAACGTGACACTTTTCAAGAAGGAGAGGGAAGACAAGAAGCCTTCTAAGGAAGAGACAGCGGAGAAGAAGCATGTggagaaaaaagaagtgaagaaaCCTCtaaaagaagagaaggaggaaaaagaagcGAAGAAGCCCTctaaagaagagaaagaagatcAAAAGCCatctaaagaaaagaaaatacagccgtccaagaaagagagggaagacgAGAAGGCTCttgaagaaaagagaaaaatgaaggaaaaagttCAAAAGCCTTCCGAAAAGGAAAAAGAACTGAAGAAGCTTCctaaagaagagaaagaaatgaagaaacCTTCTGCGGAGGAAAAACCTCACCGAAAAGAGAAAGAACCaactaaaaaggaaaaagaaccAACAGAACTCcacaaagaagagaaagaacCAGCACATCCTAAAGTGGTACATGAACTCAAAAAGCATctcagagaaaaggaggaagaattACTGCAtccaaaagaagaaagagaaccAAAGAAGCcctcaaaagaagaaaaagaaccaGAAAAACCACCTAAGAAGGCCAAAGAAGTAACAAAGCCTCcaaaagaagagaaagtagTAGCAAAACCTCCAAAAGTAGAACCAGAAAAGATctcaaaagagaagaaacaaccAGTTTCTAAAGAggtgaaagaggaaaagaaagagaggcaTCTCAAAGAAGAGGTAGTACCAAAGAAACCAtctaaagaagaaaaagagccTTCAAAACATcctaaaatggaagaaaaagaaagaaaagggcCTACCAAAAAAGAGACAGAACCAAAGAAGCTGtctaaagaagaagacagagaggaactgtccaaagaaaagaaagaggttAAGATTTCTAAAGTAGTAAAAGAGGTCAAGAAGATTCACAAAGAAGAACATGAACCAAAGAAGACCTCTAAGAAGGAAACTGAACCAACAAAGCCTTctaaagaggagaaagaagtcAAGAAGGCTCCCAAAGAAGACAAAGAACCTGCAAAGAAGAAAGACATTAAGACAG aagctaaaccCCAAAAGGCTGCAAGAGGAATTAAAGTAGTCAAGAAGGAGGTTGCATCTGTCCTGAAGAAGGAACATCTTAATGTAACAAAAGCAG CTGTTGAATACAAGAAGCCTGTAAAGGTCCTGAAAGCTGCTAAAAAGCACATAATCCCTGTCCTGAAAAAGGAACATATGAATGTCACAAAAACAG AGGGTCGTGAAGTTACTAAGGTGAAAGCCAAACCAGAACCtccaaagacaaagaaag TGGCAGCTCCCAAGGAGCCCAAGAaggaatcaaaacaaaaaatcaaacgTAAACCTGGAAAACCTG ATATTGATGAagtgaaggaaaagaaaaaaacaatcccAACAAAGAAAG AAACTGAAGTTTCTAAACCAAAGGTCAAACCTACACCTGTTCATAAAG AAGTTCCAAAGGAAAAGGCCAAAGCAGCTCCGGCTAAGAAAG AGGCAGCTGCTCCAAAAGAAAAGCCTGAGCCAGTTATCTTGAAAAAAG GACATGGAGGCCCTGCCAGAAATGCCTCCCTGGTGAAAGAGAAAGTCAAAATAGTGCCTATGAAGAAAG ATGTCAAGGTGGCAAAGGAGAAAGTCAAAGCAGTATTTGCAAAGACAA cagCTGAGGTTTCAAAACAGAAGCCCAAACCAGTTCATATAAAGAGGG AAACTGCTCCACTCAGGATAAAACCATCTCTGGTAGTCAAAG AAGCAGGAGCCCCACAGAAAAATGTCTCTCTAACAAAGGAAAAAGCGAAGGTGGTGCCATTGAAGAAAG AAGCTGTTCTGAAAGAAAAGGCAAAAGCAAAAACTTCACAGAAAG AACATGAGGCTAAGCCAGTTCATGCCAAAAAAG AGCCGGAGGCTACAAAGGAGAAGCCTAAACCAGCTCATGAAAAGAAAG taGCTCCTTCTAAAtcagaggaaacaaagaaagaaaaggtcaAATCACTCCTAAGGAAAAAAG AGCCAAAAGTCCCAGAGGAGAAAGTCAAACCAAAAG CCATGTTGAGGGAAAAGGCCAAGCCAGTCCGTGTGAAGAAAG AACTGGAGACTtgtaaagaaaaagacaaacctGCTGCAGTGAAGAAAG TCATGTCTAAGGAAAAGACCAAACCAGTCCGTGTGAAGAAAG AAGACAGAGTTCTTAAAGAGATACAGGAGTCGGCAAAGAAAG aaaaatcTGCTGAGAAGAAAGCTACCAAAGAGGAAAAAGTAAAAG CAGAGCCGGCTGTATCAGACAGCTTTCTTATGGATG AAGAGCTGCCCTACTTCCAGTGTTTCTTTGTGGACGAGGATGAGGCCCAGTTTCCATTCTATGCCTTCTCACCATTGTAG